The Anopheles moucheti chromosome 3, idAnoMoucSN_F20_07, whole genome shotgun sequence genome contains the following window.
TGTCCCAGGTAGGACATTTGGTTTGGTACTTAGTGGTAAAATAACCATATTATTGGTcgaatttataattattttattaaaattattatcattatatGTTTACCGGTGAATGAACGGTAGTTTTTGCTTATGCGAATGTCTTAAGAAAAATGAATTGTGTTTTAGACAGTTCTGTAGAATATTGCATAATTGTATATAGTTCACTACTACACTACATTACCACAGTTTCGTTACTGAAATACGAAAACCTAAgacatttaaaatatttcattttctttgccAACCTTACCTGTTCTGAAACagtttaatagcttttgaaacaaaaccaaatctTTGCTGATCCCTGATTTGGCCGCTCAGAAAACCAGTTTATCTGTTCCATGTGTTGAGCAAATGTAATGTCCAAGTTGTAACAGACTTGCCTTTTTAGTTGCCCTTTAATGCTTTTATGCATTTTGTGCATAAACTTACATACTGGTGGAATGGacatttgctttgctttctttctttattatCATCCACAACTAAACCGTTAGAGGCAAGGTCAGCTCCTTCGACCCAGAATATTTACCAGGGTCAAAATATACAATCTATTCGATCGGATTAACAATGGTGACCGTGACCTCGACGGTAGGTTTGCAGCAGGTTTATTGACGTGAAGTTTATGATTCGTCGTCGTAAGTCGATGCTGTTTGATCCGTCGGGCATCTTCTGCCATCATATTCGTGCGATAGTGTACAAAAATGCTGTAGGCAGGAACATCACGTACATGTCTCTCTCATTGCTGGGGGCTGTCGATGACGTCAAGGGCTCCCGCAAAGAGTCAAGGACTGGGAAGGTGAAGATCTTTTAGCGTGTTGGTATTACAATGGCTATGTATCTAATGCTTTGAACGATCGCATGGTTGGCTACGTGTTTGTTGGTTAATTaggttgttttaaattaaacccATAAAACACGAATCATTATGATAGCATAATTGCTGGGACACATAGATTATGGAAGTGTTTGCCACTTGGTATGCTATGTTCTCCTTGGCCTCAGTGAAACTTGAAATGACtgcagataaaaaaaaccattttgtTCACTTCGTTTATCAAACTTTCTGTTATGGTAGTACAGGTCTATTGTTACTTGAAATagcaattttatgtttatcgACGTAATTACAGGGTTGGGATGATacttttcattattattttcaaacccgtttttaaaacaaaaggcaCAACTAACTATTTTTACAATCACGGATTGTAAAAATATTAGTTTCTTTCTGTAGAATACAACATTAAAAATTGCGTATTGTTTTCAGAGTACATAAAGATTCGATATGTTTGTTCGAACAAGTTTTCGGGTGCTTTCCGCTAGTCGGAAATGCGCATATCGTTGCCTAAGCACCACTTCCGCCAGAACTGAGGGAACTGCACCAATCAACGTTTCCTCGAACAATGGAGAACAACACCAAGCAGCTCCggagatggacgaatttaccAAAGAATTCCACCGCAATCGAATCCAAATTAGCGACCTCCAAAGATTAATCTTGAGCGCCGGAAGTTCTGTCGCCGCTTTAATTGATCCACGAAGGTGAGCCGTGCGActgagcaaaaacaaacattgacCACAAACGGTATTTAAATTAAAGACATTTCTTTACAGACACGATATGATTGCTTGTCTTGGCGAAACAACCGGCCGGGAGGCTCTGGAAAAGATGCTTTATTATATGCGATCCACCGAAGAGGGGCAACAAATTCTTAGCGAGAAACCTCGCATCAACACACGCACGGTTAACATGGACGAGCTGAAAGCGTTTCCAGAAAATACCTTTGGTTATACGTACGTTAAGTTTATGGAAGACAATGTAAGCATCAGGGATTCAGCTGAAAACGAACCCTCGACC
Protein-coding sequences here:
- the LOC128304377 gene encoding ubiquinone biosynthesis protein COQ4 homolog, mitochondrial, whose translation is MFVRTSFRVLSASRKCAYRCLSTTSARTEGTAPINVSSNNGEQHQAAPEMDEFTKEFHRNRIQISDLQRLILSAGSSVAALIDPRRHDMIACLGETTGREALEKMLYYMRSTEEGQQILSEKPRINTRTVNMDELKAFPENTFGYTYVKFMEDNNITPDSRMDVRFLDDPELAYVMTRYRESHDMVHAILDMPTNMLGEVTVKWVEALNTGLPMCYGGAVFGAFRLRPKQRQNYLRQYLPWAIRTGNRIKPLMTVYWEKRWDQDVSELRKELYIELLSSK